A genomic segment from Propioniciclava sp. MC1595 encodes:
- the dtd gene encoding D-aminoacyl-tRNA deacylase, translating into MRIVVQRVSRAGVTVDGQVVGAIDGPGLCLLVGATHGDTQADVDRLADKVWNLRIMRDERSAADLGAPILVVSQFTLYADVRKGRRPSWNDAAPGPVSEPLVDALVAALRARGATVETGRFGADMAVDLVNDGPVTLLLDSAIWAR; encoded by the coding sequence GTGCGCATCGTCGTCCAGCGCGTCAGCCGCGCCGGCGTCACCGTCGACGGCCAGGTCGTCGGGGCCATCGACGGCCCCGGCCTCTGCCTGCTCGTGGGCGCCACCCACGGCGACACGCAGGCCGACGTCGACCGACTCGCCGACAAGGTGTGGAACCTCCGCATCATGCGCGACGAGCGCTCGGCCGCAGACCTCGGCGCCCCGATCCTGGTCGTGAGCCAGTTCACGCTGTACGCCGACGTCCGCAAGGGGCGGCGTCCGAGCTGGAACGACGCCGCGCCCGGCCCGGTCTCCGAACCGCTCGTGGACGCCCTCGTCGCGGCCCTGCGCGCACGCGGCGCCACCGTGGAGACCGGCCGGTTCGGCGCCGACATGGCGGTCGACCTCGTCAACGACGGCCCCGTGACGCTGCTGCTCGACAGCGCCATCTGGGCGCGCTGA